A single window of Oncorhynchus clarkii lewisi isolate Uvic-CL-2024 chromosome 10, UVic_Ocla_1.0, whole genome shotgun sequence DNA harbors:
- the LOC139418665 gene encoding arrestin-C-like isoform X1, translating into MAKLYKKTSGNGTLTLYLGKRDYVDHVQNVDPIEGVVKLDPASLAGRKVFVKLACAFHYGREDLDVIGLSFRKDIWVKHIQLYPDAGHKPNLTPMHVCLLKKAGEQGRAFTFDIATNLPCSVTLQPGQDNAGKACGVDFEVKTYIATEADPEEKLDRKDTARMTVRKIQFAPDETGAPGPRADICKSFMMSDKPVHLQASLEKEIYYHGDPIDVNIKVKNETSRTVTKIKIIVEQTTDVVLYSADKYTKTVLSQDFGETIDANSTFNKSLAITPLLAENKKKRGLALEGRLKDEDTNLASNTIIRAGMDKEVLGILVSYKIKVNLMVSSGGLLGGLTASDIQVELPLILMHPKPQEGKLPLRLSKFPQQ; encoded by the exons ATGGCTAA GTTATACAAGAAAACCTCTGGGAATGGCACA CTCACCCTTTACCTGGGAAAGAGAGACTATGTCGACCATGTTCAGAATGTGGACCCTATCG AGGGAGTGGTGAAACTTGATCCTGCAAGCCTTGCAGGCAGGAAAG TGTTTGTGAAGCTGGCGTGTGCCTTCCATTACGGCCGCGAGGACCTGGATGTCATTGGACTGTCCTTTAGGAAAGACATCTGGGTCAAGCACATCCAGTTGTACCCTGATGCTGGCCACAAACCCAACCTCACTCCCATGCACGTTTGCCTGCTCAAGAAGGCAGGAGAGCAGGGCCGTGCCTTCACTTTCGATATTGCCACAAACCTTCCCTGCTCTGTCACACTCCAGCCAGGACAAGATAATGCTGGAAAG GCTTGCGGTGTGGACTTTGAAGTCAAGACGTACATTGCAACTGAGGCAGACCCCGAAGAGAAACTTGATAGGAA GGACACTGCCCGCATGACCGTCCGTAAGATCCAGTTTGCCCCAGACGAGACTGGTGCTCCTGGGCCCAGGGCCGACATCTGCAAGAGCTTCATGATGTCGGACAAGCCTGTCCACCTACAGGCCTCGCTGGAAAAGGAG ATCTACTATCATGGAGATCCGATCGACGTCAACATCAAAGTAAAAAATGAAACCTCCAGAACAGTGACAAAAATCAAAATCATAG TTGAGCAAACTACAGACGTGGTTCTCTACTCCGCAGACAAATACACCAAAACCGTACTTTCTCAAGACTTTGG AGAGACAATAGATGCCAATAGCACATTCAATAAATCCCTTGCCATCACCCCCCTACTGGCCGAAAACAAGAAGAAGCGCGGCCTGGCGCTGGAAGGCAGACTGAAGGACGAGGACACGAACCTAGCCTCTAACACTAT TATTAGAGCCGGTATGGATAAGGAAGTGTTGGGAATCTTGGTCTCCTACAAAATCAAAGTCAACTTGATGGTGTCTTCGGGAGG CTTGTTGGGAGGTCTCACAGCCAGTGACATACAGGTGGAGCTCCCGCTGATTCTCATGCATCCCAAACCCCAAG AAGGGAAGTTACCCTTGAGGTTGAGTAAATTCCCTCAGCAgtag
- the LOC139418665 gene encoding arrestin-C-like isoform X2, whose amino-acid sequence MAKLYKKTSGNGTLTLYLGKRDYVDHVQNVDPIEGVVKLDPASLAGRKVFVKLACAFHYGREDLDVIGLSFRKDIWVKHIQLYPDAGHKPNLTPMHVCLLKKAGEQGRAFTFDIATNLPCSVTLQPGQDNAGKACGVDFEVKTYIATEADPEEKLDRKDTARMTVRKIQFAPDETGAPGPRADICKSFMMSDKPVHLQASLEKEIYYHGDPIDVNIKVKNETSRTVTKIKIIVEQTTDVVLYSADKYTKTVLSQDFGETIDANSTFNKSLAITPLLAENKKKRGLALEGRLKDEDTNLASNTIIRAGMDKEVLGILVSYKIKVNLMVSSGGLLGGLTASDIQVELPLILMHPKPQEV is encoded by the exons ATGGCTAA GTTATACAAGAAAACCTCTGGGAATGGCACA CTCACCCTTTACCTGGGAAAGAGAGACTATGTCGACCATGTTCAGAATGTGGACCCTATCG AGGGAGTGGTGAAACTTGATCCTGCAAGCCTTGCAGGCAGGAAAG TGTTTGTGAAGCTGGCGTGTGCCTTCCATTACGGCCGCGAGGACCTGGATGTCATTGGACTGTCCTTTAGGAAAGACATCTGGGTCAAGCACATCCAGTTGTACCCTGATGCTGGCCACAAACCCAACCTCACTCCCATGCACGTTTGCCTGCTCAAGAAGGCAGGAGAGCAGGGCCGTGCCTTCACTTTCGATATTGCCACAAACCTTCCCTGCTCTGTCACACTCCAGCCAGGACAAGATAATGCTGGAAAG GCTTGCGGTGTGGACTTTGAAGTCAAGACGTACATTGCAACTGAGGCAGACCCCGAAGAGAAACTTGATAGGAA GGACACTGCCCGCATGACCGTCCGTAAGATCCAGTTTGCCCCAGACGAGACTGGTGCTCCTGGGCCCAGGGCCGACATCTGCAAGAGCTTCATGATGTCGGACAAGCCTGTCCACCTACAGGCCTCGCTGGAAAAGGAG ATCTACTATCATGGAGATCCGATCGACGTCAACATCAAAGTAAAAAATGAAACCTCCAGAACAGTGACAAAAATCAAAATCATAG TTGAGCAAACTACAGACGTGGTTCTCTACTCCGCAGACAAATACACCAAAACCGTACTTTCTCAAGACTTTGG AGAGACAATAGATGCCAATAGCACATTCAATAAATCCCTTGCCATCACCCCCCTACTGGCCGAAAACAAGAAGAAGCGCGGCCTGGCGCTGGAAGGCAGACTGAAGGACGAGGACACGAACCTAGCCTCTAACACTAT TATTAGAGCCGGTATGGATAAGGAAGTGTTGGGAATCTTGGTCTCCTACAAAATCAAAGTCAACTTGATGGTGTCTTCGGGAGG CTTGTTGGGAGGTCTCACAGCCAGTGACATACAGGTGGAGCTCCCGCTGATTCTCATGCATCCCAAACCCCAAG AAGTGTAA